A region of Vitis vinifera cultivar Pinot Noir 40024 chromosome 13, ASM3070453v1 DNA encodes the following proteins:
- the LOC100244193 gene encoding replication protein A 14 kDa subunit B, giving the protein MDTSSPAVFVNAELLRTYVGRKVRAVVQVIGFDGGVVTGKSVDDQQLIIKGSPPSVPVMNYIEVIGIADSNQSIRAEIWTNFGSTFDTHSYNQLCLLANGEFKSLFL; this is encoded by the exons ATGGATACATCAAGCCCTGCAGTGTTTGTCAACGCAGAGTTGTTGCGAACGTATGTAGGGCGGAAGGTTAGGGCTGTGGTTCAAGTTATTGGATTTGATGGAGGCGTTGTGACCGGAAAATCTGTGGATGACCAGCAATTGATTATTAAGGGCTCTCCCCCATCTGTTCCTGTGATGAACTATATTGAGGTGATTGGCATTGCTGACAGTAACCAGTCCATTCGCGCTGAAATATGGACTAACTTCGGTAGCACATTTG ACACACATTCATACAATCAGTTATGCCTGCTTGCAAATGGGGAATTTAAAAGTCTGTTCCTGTAG